Proteins encoded by one window of Rutidosis leptorrhynchoides isolate AG116_Rl617_1_P2 chromosome 7, CSIRO_AGI_Rlap_v1, whole genome shotgun sequence:
- the LOC139859666 gene encoding uncharacterized protein encodes MDEANKGVLGTRNFTQRQKGSTKDPDQSTIIQNDEWSPIKQTFTSVYHPQGNRQVEITNGDILKGIEKRLVKIQVLTNRTVNLEENEENLRLNLDHMEERREVALIREVAYKKTIEKYYNKRVKPSVYKVGNYVLRLNSTSKVEYEGKMGPTWEGPYIISEAFGNGSYKLETTKGKQIPRIWNGVNLRKFYF; translated from the exons ATGGATGAAGCCAATAAAGGAGTACTTGGAACTCGGAATTTTACCCAAAGACAAAAAGGAAGCACTAAAGATCCGGATCAAAGCACCATCATACAAAATGATGAATGGAGCCCT ATAAAGCAAACCTTCACCTCCGTCTACCATCCACAAGGGAACAGACAGGTTGAAATAACCAACGGGGATATCTTAAAAGGCATCGAGAAACGATTGG TGAAGATACAAGTGTTAACCAACAGAACCGTGAACCTTGAAGAGAACGAGGAGAACCTCCGTCTTAACCTTGACCACATGGAGGAAAGAAGGGAAGTTGCGCTAATTCGGGAAGTAGCATACAAGAAAACGATTGAGAAGTATTACAATAAGCGAGTCAAACCATCGGTATACAAGGTCGGGAACTATGTCCTAAGGCTCAACAGTACTAGCAAAGTAGAATACGAAGGAAAGATGGGTCCAACTTGGGAAGGCCCATACATAATCTCCGAAGCTTTTGGGAATGGTTCATACAAACTTGAAACCACAAAGGGAAAACAGATCCCCAGAATCTGGAACGGAGTAAACCTTCGAAAGTTTTATTTCTAG
- the LOC139859667 gene encoding uncharacterized protein yields the protein MVTHQNASLPMESQIWNGGNPWDSFSYQNVYARGTPVANNLLHEANGNIGGCLDQFWKSQKTPFISSIQNHPLPVGMKIPSHLGYYEGKDDLDDFINIFEGAARMSRWDTAVACHAFLYVLKSDARIWSKFSQQKKHKKNHVAAHSIKQKESEASRAFLIRYTDETQQIPGLPESQRISGLLYGCRTRALVEHLSRDIPNTYEALLDKAYVWLDAKDTSNSFVYEESQGFKRNEKAGHREEKSRRRNARNRFSPYRRENTPGILEKLIKSPKEIMATERAALAFKAPPKLNSKGRMRDTSKFCDFHNDFGHETDDCIKLRQAIEEAIRSGKLTYLVKGIRNPKVPKQEPKPEEKKPNADKAILTVAECFAVEKLRTYKRGRKSGVIDWEEISFLAFDTITPSDKLVTINGRIFEREVHRVYLDGGSACDIMYEHCFDQLSPAIKACLSPPRVPLVGFSGERCWPIREIDLDFIIGESPLSRTETLDFVVVRSTSHHNILLGRVAMMKMGVIASTIHQLVKFHTPEGIGTLVSTYD from the exons ATGGTGACTCATCAAAACGCTTCGTTGCCTATGGAGTCGCAAATATGGAACGGAGGTAATCCATGGGATAGTTTTTCCTACCAAAATGTGTATGCCAGAGGCACCCCCGTAGCAAACAACCTCCTCCACGAAGCTAATGGAAACATTGGAGGATGCTTAGACCAATTCTGGAAGAGTCAAAAAACTCCTTTTATATCTTCGATACAAAACCACCCGCTACCTGTCGGGATGAAGATACCTTCCCACCTGGGATATTACGAGGGAAAAGATGACCTAGATgattttataaatatcttcgaaGGTGCGGCTCGAATGTCAAGGTGGGACACAGCCGTAGCTTGCCACGCGTTCTTATACGTGCTCAAAAGCGATGCAAGGATCTG GTCGAAGTTCAGCCAGCAAAAGAAACACAAGAAAAATCATGTTGCTGCCCACAGTATCAAGCAGAAAGAAAGCGAAGCTTCGAGAGCTTTCCTTATCCGGTATACGGATGAAACCCAACAGATCCCCGGACTCCCCGAGTCACAAAGAATCTCGGGACTCTTATACGGATGTAGGACCCGAGCGTTGGTGGAACATCTTAGCCGAGATATTCCCAACACTTACGAAGCTTTGCTAGACAAAGCGTACGTTTGGTTAGATGCTAAAGACACCTCCAATAGCTTCGTATACGAAGAATCCCAGGGTTTTAAGCGGAATGAAAAGGCAGGTCACCGTGAAGAAAAGTCTAGAAGAAGGAACGCGCGGAACAGGTTCTCCCCTTACAGAAGGGAAAACACCCCTGGGATCCTCGAAAAGTTGATAAAGTCACCTAAAGAAATCATGGCTACCGAAAGGGCTGCCCTAGCCTTTAAAGCTCCACCGAAGCTGAATAGTAAAGGAAGGATGAGAGATACAAGCAAATTTTGTGACTTTCATAACGACTTCGGGCATGAAACTGACGACTGCATAAAGTTGAGGCAGGCCATAGAGGAAGCCATCAGATCAGGAAAATTAACGTATCTAGTGAAGGGCATACGAAACCCCAAGGTACCGAAGCAAGAAcctaaacccgaagaaaagaaaccAAATGCAGACAAAGCCATACTGACTGTCGCAGAATGCTTCGCCGTCGAGAAACTAAGGACCTATAAGAGGGGAAGAAAAAGCGGAGTGATAGACTGGGAAGAGATCTCCTTCCTAGCATTCGATACCATCACTCCCTCCGATAAACTTGTTACAATCAACGGACGAATCTTCGAGAGAGAAGTACATCGAGTTTACTTGGATGGCGGCAGTGCATGCGACATCATGTATGAGCATTGTTTCGATCAGCTTAGCCCTGCCATTAAAGCCTGCCTAAGTCCACCAAGAGTACCCCTAGTCGGATTCTCCGGGGAAAGATGCTGGCCTATCAGAGAGATAGACCTCGATTTCATCATTGGAGAATCACCGTTGTCCAGGACCGAAACACTAGACTTTGTAGTAGTTCGGTCCACCTCACATCATAACATTCTGCTAGGGAGAGTAGCCATGATGAAGATGGGAGTAATTGCATCTACTATACACCAATTAGTAAAGTTCCATACGCCCGAAGGTATTGGTACCCTAGTTTCAACCTATGATTGA
- the LOC139859668 gene encoding uncharacterized protein → MAKDIWAKVLKWWGYNSALFGYEDIFNGTFGYVAHDHKRNQWRAVCWVVCYIIWKNRNAKVFKNKLETVPSLFSEVQVLSYDWISRRCKGHIMDWLQWFSQP, encoded by the coding sequence ATGGCTAAAGACATATGGGCGAAAGTCCTTAAATGGTGGGGGTATAATTCGGCTTTATTCGGGTATGAGGATATTTTTAATGGTACCTTCGGCTACGTAGCACATGATCACAAAAGGAACCAATGGCGAGCGGTTTGTTGGGTGGTTTGTTACATTATATGGAAGAATCGAAATGCAAAGGTGTTCAAGAATAAGCTCGAGACGGTCCCATCTTTATTTAGCGAGGTTCAAGTTCTTTCATACGATTGGATTTCACGACGTTGCAAGGGTCATATTATGGATTGGCTTCAATGGTTCTCACAACCTTAG